The window GGTACCAAGTGACCTTGGGTGGATCTGATGGATCCAATCTGTCAGGCGCAGCCGGTCCTGGCAAAGTGGTAGGCCCTTCATTCTCTGCAGCCGAAGTGCCTGGCGTGATTGAAGCCGTCATTAACAAGTACCTCGAATTGCGTTTGCCATCGCAAGAAGCGAAGGGTCGTGCCGAGCACTTCATTGAAACCTTGCGCCGTGTAGGCCAAGATCCTTTCAAGCAAGTGGCCAATGCAGCGCGTCATCCTGAGCCCGAGCTCGCCTGAACAACAGATTGAATGTCATGAAAATTTTGTCTTTCAACGATCACTCAACGGGTCTCGACAGCAGCACCATCAGCTTGGCCAATGATGTCGATCCGCGCACCGTATCTCTAGATGGCGTGAAACGCATCGATTTGAATTTTCCCAAATTCACGGATGGCCGAGCCTACAGCCAAGCCTTTTTGCTTCGCCGCCGACTGGGTTTTCAAGGTGAAATTCGCGCCACTGGCGATGTGCTCATTGACCAATTGGTGGCCATGGCTCGCACTGGTTTTGATGTTGCGGTTTTGCGTCAAGGTTTGGATGCAAGTGCAGCACAACGTCAATTCGATCGCTTTCCTGCGTTCTACCAAGGTTCCGCGGTCGAAACGCAGCCTTTGTTTGCAAAAGCAGCAGCATGACGAAATCCTCCATCAGCGCAGGCAACGCCGCCAAGGCATACAACGCCATCGCCTTGAATGCCAAGGCCAGTGCCGACTTTAAAGAGAAGCTTGCAGAAACAATCGCATTGCTGAAGCAAGCTGTTTCTGAGTTCGCCCCAGTGACGCAAGCTTCCAGCTTGGGCGCAGAAGACGTGGTCATCACGCACCTGATCAATCAGAACGCACTGAACATTCCTGTGTTTGTTTTGGAAACAGGCGCACTGCACCGCGAAACATTGGCCTTGCTTGAACGGACACAAGCACATTCGGTTGCCCCCGTCAAAGTCTATCGTCCGTCTTCTGAAAAAGTCATTGCTTTCGTGAGAACCCATGGCCAAGACGCCATGTACGAAAGTTTGGAACTGCGCAAAGCCTGCTGCCAGGTGCGCAAGCTCGAACCTTTGGCCGAGGCACTGAAAGGCCAGCGCGCATGGGTCACAGGTTTGCGCCGCGAGCAATCCAACAACCGCGCAGAGGTGCCGTTGATTGACCGTGCAGACGAATTGACCAAAGGCCAATTCAAACTCAATCCTTTGGCCAATTGGACGTGGGGGGATGTTTGGCATTACATCGACGTCCACGAAGTGGACTACAACCCCTTGCACGATCAATTTTTCCCCAGCATCGGCTGCGCACCCTGCACCCGCGCTATCAGCTTAGGCGAAGAATTTCGCGCAGGACGCTGGTGGTGGGAAGACGAAGCAGCCAAAGAGTGTGGCTTGCACGCCAAGAAATAAAGCATTGAAGAAGACCATGAACGCACGCACGCAACCCGAACTGCTCCATCACTTGAGCAATGCCCATCTCGACGCTTTGGAAGAAGAAACCATCTTCATCCTGCGCGAAGTGGCTGCAGCTTTTGAACGCCCCACCCTGCTGTTCTCTGGCGGTAAAGACTCTTTGGTGATGCTCAAGTGCGCCGAGAAAGCCTTTGTCGACAAACAAAAGGGCGGCCGCATTCCCTACCCCTTGCTCATGATCGACACGGGTCACAACTTCAAAGAAGTGACAGACTTCCGCGACTTTCGCGCCAATGAATTGGGCGCTGAACTGATTGTGCGCAGCGTTGAAGATTCTATGAAGCGTGGCACTGTGCGCTTGGCTCACCCTGGCGAATCACGCAACGTTCACCAATCGGTGACCCTGCTCGAAGCCATTGAAGAGTTTAAGTTTGACGCCCTCATTGGCGGTGCACGACGCGACGAAGAAAAAGCCCGCGCCAAAGAACGCATCTTCAGTCACCGTGACAGCTTTGGCCAATGGCAGCCCAAATCACAGCGCCCCGAGTTGTGGTCATTGTTCAACACCAAATTGCAACCTGGCGAGCACTTCCGTGTGTTCCCCATTTCCAACTGGACCGAACTTGATGTGTGGCAATACATTGCCCGCGAGAACATTGCTCTGCCGTCCATCTACTACACGCACAAACGCGAAGTGGTCGATCGCCGCGGTTTGCTGGTGCCTGTCACAGAACTCACACCGCCTAAGGATGGTGAACAAGTGGAAGTGCGCGATGTGCGCTTCCGCACCGTGGGCGACATCACCTGCACATGCCCCGTAGAAAGCACGGCCGCCACACCAGAAGAAATTGTGATTGAAACATTGGCCGCCGAAGTGAGCGAACGCGGCGCCACGCGTATGGACGACAAGACCTCTGACGCTTCCATGGAAAAACGCAAAAAAGACGGATATTTCTAATGACCACGACTGCTAACTTCGACGCTGCCATTAACGCAGTTCCACATTTCGCGCCCAATGCCAACGCCCTGAAATTCATCACCTGCGGTTCGGTGGACGACGGCAAGAGCACCCTCATTGGCCGCTTGCTGGTCGACACCAAAGCGGTGTTGCAAGATCACTTGGCCGGCGTGCAACGTCAAGGCGAGACAGACTTGGCCTTGCTCACCGATGGCTTGTCGGCCGAACGCGAACAAGGCATCACCATTGATGTGGCCTACCGTTACTTCAGTACCGAAACGCGCAAGTTCATCATTGGCGATGCGCCAGGCCATGAGCAATACACCCGCAACATGGTGACAGCGGCATCCAGTGCCGATGCAGCCGTGGTGTTGGTCGATGCCACCAAACTCGATTGGCACGACGCTCAACTCACCCTGTTGCCTCAAACACGACGCCACAGCCTGCTTTTGAAGTTGCTCCGCGTGCCCTCTGTGGTGTTTGCCATCAACAAGCTGGACGCCGTTGAAGACGCCACCTTGGCTTATCAAAACATTCAAGGCGCCTTGGCCAAATTTGCGACCGAAGCCGGCATCAACGTCAAAGCTTGGGTGCCCGTTTCTGCACTCAAGGGCTGGAACGTGGTGGACAGTCATGCCAACTGGTGTGCTTACACAGGCCCTAATTTGTTACAAATTTTGGAAACACTGCCCAGCACACCTGCAGAAGCCGATGTGGCCTTGAGCTTCCCCGTTCAATGGGTTGAAAAATTCCACGACTCCAACGTCACGCACCAAGGCCGCCGCGTTTTCTGGGGCCGTGTGGCCACGGGCAATTTGAGCGTGGGTCAAAGCGTCAAAGTCTTTCCAAGTGGTCAAACAGCCACGGTGGCGCAGGTACTGTCTGCCACTCGCCAAGAAAAGTCTGAGGTCACGGGCCAAAGTGCAGGCTTGGTGCTAGACCGTGAAGTCGATGTGTCGCGTGGCGACTGGATTGTGGCCGCAGACGCTGGCCTAGAAGGTCAGCGTCAAATTGATGCAACCATTGCTTGGATGGACGACGAACCCTTGGTAGCAGGCCGTCTGTATTGGGCTTTGCATGGACATCGTTGGGTCAAGGCCAAGGTTCAGCGCGTGGTGAACCGGCTGAACATCAACACCTTGGCCAAGGAAGAAGCCTCCGAACTGCCAGCAAATTCTGTGGGCCACGTGACTTTGGCCTTCCAAGAACCCCTGATCACCCTGCCATTTGCCAAATCTCGCATCTTGGGCGCCCTCATTTTGGTCGATACGGCCAGCCATAAGACCTCAGGCGCAGTGTTGGTGAATTGAGACAAAGCCCTTAAGTACCTTAAAATCCCCATTTTCGGGCTCTAAGACCATTGAGCTCTTTAACGCTCTAGCCACTTCAAACTGACATGACCCACGTTGTTTCCGAATCCTGTATCCGTTGCAAATACACCGACTGCGTGGATGTCTGCCCAGTCGACTGCTTCCGCGAAGGCCCTAACTTCCTGACCATTGACCCCGACGAGTGCATCGATTGCGCCGTGTGCATTCCCGAATGCCCCGTCAATGCCATCTATGCAGAAGAAGACCTGCCCGCCGACCAAGTTCACATGACCAAGCTCAACGCCGAGTTGGCCTTGCTGCCCACTTGGAAAAGCATCACCAAGCGCAAAGCGCCCATGCCAGATGCCGACGACTGGAAAGACAAGACAGGCAAACTGAGCGAGTTGCAACGTTGATTCAAACCGAAGCCTTGATCATTGGGGCGGGCCCGGTGGGTCTGTTCCAAGCGTTTCAGCTAGGGCTTCAAGACATCCGCTGCCACGTAGTGGATGCACTGCCCCAAGTGGGTGGACAATGCGTAGAACTTTACGCAAACAAACCCATCTACGACATTCCTGGCATTCCACTTTGCACGGGACAAGAGCTGATTGACCAACTGCAACAGCAAGTCAAACCCTTTGCACCGCAGTTTCATCTTCAAGAATTGGTCAGTGAACTGAAAGCCACTGAAGACGGTCAGTGGCATGTGCAAACAGACAAAGGCACCCAGTTCAAAGCAGCCACCGTGTTCATTGCAGCTGGCGTTGGCGCCTTCGTCAAACGCGGCCTCAGCTTGCCAGGCTTTGACGAGCTTTTGAATAAGCAAATTTTTCACGCGGCTCCCAAGCATTCGTCATTCAAAGGCAAGCACTTGATCGTGCTGGGCGACAACGATGCTGCGCTAGAGGCTTGCGCACATTGGCGTGAAAGCCCTGATGCAGCGGCCAGCGTCACGTTGGTTCACAGACGTGACCAATTTCAAGCGGTGCCTCAAACCATCGAAGACATGAGAAAGGCCTGCGCCAACCAAACCATGCGCTTTGTAGCAGGTCAACCGACTGGCCTCGTTCAAGCCAATGGTCAGTTAACAGGACTAGAGATTCTGAATGCCCAAGGGGACACAGAGGTTTTACCTGCTAACGCTTTGCTTTTGTGCCTAGGCATCTCACCCAAACTCGGCCCACTCAGTGATTGGGGTTTGGCCATGGAACGCAAACAACTTCCGGTCAATACAGAGACCTATGCCACTGAAGCGCGCGGCATCTTTGCGATAGGCGACATCAATACCTACCCCGGTAAAAAGAAACTGATTTTGTGCGGCTTTCATGAGGCCACTTTGGCCGCTTTTGGAGCCTCAGCTCTGTTGCGTCCAGACCAAAAAACCCTGCTTCAATACACCACAACGTCCACACACCTGCACAAACTCTTGGGCGTGTCGTAGAATACAACCCGTGGCAACAAACCTTGTTTGTTGCCACATCCGCTAGGGGTGTTTTGGCTGACCAGCCAAGACTGAGAAAGTCCCTTTGAACCTGATTGAGGTAATCCTCGCGCAGGGAAGCTTGTCTAAACAACGAGGCAAATACTCAATTGCCAACATTCGTTGAATGATCCAGCCGACCTGCCATTTCGTTGAAGGAAAACGCAATGGCACACCATTTGCCAAAATTGACTTGCCACGCACTGCTGCTTGCCAGTGCCTCTGCCATCGCCCAAAACAACACCGTCTTGGTAACCAGCCCTGCCGCCCAACAAGTCAGTGGTTTTGAAAACCTCAGCCTGCGCGAAGCACCGTTCAGCGCCACCAATATCGACAACGCTACGCTGCGAGATTTGGGTGCGCAAAGAATTTCAGACGCACTGCGTTTGGATTCCTCCGTCACTGACAGCTACAACTCGCCAGCTTATTGGGACATTTTGAGCGTGCGCGGTTTCACCTTGGACAACCGCTACAACTACCGCCGCGAAGGCTTGCCCATCAGCGCTGAAACCATGATCCCCATGGACAACAAAGAGCGCATCGAACTCTTCAAAGGCACCAGCGGCATTCAAGCGGGAACCAGTGCCCCGGGTGGTTTGGCCAACTATGTAGTCAAGCGTCCACCCAACGCCGCTGAAACGGGCAGCAGAAGTCTCACAGTCAGTTACGGCAATGGCAACAACAGTTCTGTTGCCTTGGACTTAGGCGGTCGATTTGGCGACAACAATGCTTTGGGCTATCGCGTGAATGCAGCCTACGAGGACCTTAACCCGTATGTTCAAAACGCAAAAGGTCACCGTCAACTTTTGGCCTTGGCCATGGATTGGCGTATCAGCAGCAACACCCGACTTGAATGGGAAGTTGAAAGCAGCAACCGTCAACAAATGGGCGTGAATGCCGCCAGCATCACAGGCAACACATTGCCCTCGCCTGTTTACGGACAAAACAATTTCTCCAAACAAAGCTGGTCTGTACCTGGCGTATTCGATGGGCTGACAGGCAGCATGCGCCTGAAGCAGAAACTTGAAAATGGTTGGCTGTGGACCACCCAAGTGGGCGCTCAACGCTTGAAAACAGACGACCGCCTCAGCTACGCTTATGGCTGCTATGCAGAAGGCAATTACGATCGTTTTTGCAGCGACAAAACATTTGACCTGTACGACTACCGCAGCGAGAACGAACGTCGCATCAACGATGCTCTGCAAACAGAATTGACAGGCCAAGTGCAGCTGGCTGGCTTGCAGCACGACGTGAGCTTCTCTTGGTTACGTCAGCGTCAAATTGACAAGCTCTCACCCATGCAAGCCTACAACTGGGCAGGCACCGGCAGCTTGTCGGGTGTCAGCGACAGTGCCGCAGCGCCTGAGCCTTATGACTTGAACACCAACCGCCAAGAATACTCAACCGAGATCAGCGCCAAAGATCGCATTCATGTGAATCAGTTTGCAGACCTGTGGCTGGGACTCCGCACCAGTCACATTCAACGCGACAGCCAACGAACGGATGGCAGCCGCGCAACGCACGACGATCGCACCATCACCACGCCTTGGTTAGCCTTTAGCCACAAGTTGCCTTTCAACACCACAGGCTATGCAAGCTATGGCCAAGGCGTAGAGGCACAAGTTACACCCAACCGCATCCGTTACACCAACGCGGGGGTGGCACTTCCCTCGGCTAAGAGCACCCAAAAAGAATTGGGCTTCAAAGGTGCACAAGGTGCATGGCTTTGGAACGCCGCATTGTTTGACATCACACGACCTGTGTGGGGTGACCAAGGCGCATGTGAAGAAGCCAACTCTTGCACACGCAAATTGGATGGTGTGGCCGCACACAAAGGCGTGGAATTGGGCATGGGCTATCGCAGCACTCAGTGGAAATTGGACTCAGCCGCCACGTGGCTGAATGCCAAACGTGCGGATGCAGTGATCGACCCCAGCCAAAACGGTCAGCGTCCTTTGAACGTGCCCTCCTTGGTGGTGCGGGCTGCAGCCGAATACCGCTGGGCTCAAGTACCAGGTCTTCGAACATCAGTCCGTTTGAGCCATGAAGGCCAGCGCGACTTGATGGAAGGCGGCGTCATGACCTTACCGGCTTGGACCACAGCTGATTTGGCGGCTCATTACAGCACCAAGGTGGCGGGTCAAGATACTGATTGGACACTGGCTTTGGAGAATGCGACAAACCGCGCTTACTGGCGAGAGTCACCTAAACAGTTTAGCCATTACTACCTGTATGCGGGTGCACCCAGAAACTTGCGCCTGACGGTTAGAACGCTCTTCTGATTTGAGCGAAAATGAATGCATGAACGCTTCAAACGGTATGAATGATCAGCCTCTAAATCCACTGCACGGTGTGACATTAGAGGCAATTGTTCGCGAACTTGAAGCGTACTTTGGCTGGGAAGAGCTTGGGCATCAGATTCCCATCAGATGCTTTACGCATGACCCAAGCGTCAATTCCAGCTTGAAGTTTTTAAGGAAAACACCTTGGGCAAGAGAAAAGGTGGAAGGACTTTATTTGTTCATGCTTCGGAACTCTCAATCCCGAAAGCACAAAACTAAGGTTTAAGTCGAATTTAGTCTGCAAGTCAAGATGCGTAGAAAACTCGTTCAAAGAACCATACAAAACCAATCACCATGACAACTGATGAGACATACGCTGAATTGTGTGTCTGATGCAATTTGAAACCTGCGTGTTTCAGGGTAAGCATCATCAAGCCCGCAATAAAGGCTACTACAACTTGTGCACATTCAATGCCAACATTGAATCCAACAATGGCGCTTAAAAAAGGCAGGGTTCCCAAAGGCCACTGAGTTAAGTTACCCAGAGAATTTGAAAATCCAAGTCCATGAACCATTGCACAACAAAATACTAAAAACAGCCTGATATAGGCGGGAGAAACTTTTTGTTGCCAGTGATGCCATCCATCAAATGCAGCCATGCAGAAAATCGTGGCTGCTATTCCTGGTTCAATCAATTGATCAGAAACTGATACACCACCCCATAAACTAGCAAAAAGTGTTGCGGCATGACCCAAAGTAAAGCTGCTTAGCAATCCGATCAGATTGAGTAGAGTCCCTCCAGCAGACAATACAACCAGCAGGAATAGCAAATGGTCTGGTTCTTTCAGTACATGTATTGCACCGTTTTTCATGTAGCTATAAAAGATCAAAGCGACACTGGGCAGAAGCGATTGGCGAGAATTTTCTGAAGAGAATCGCAACCACTGAGTTTCATGTTGCCGCGTAATTGTCAAATCTTCAACCTGTTCATTTGCGCCTCGGCCGTACAAGGTAAAGTGCATTTCTAAATTTTTTAGCGATGAAGAATTGTGCTCACTTCCATCATTGCCAATTTGGTTTGATTCGTATCTTCCAAGTACGATCAAATGGCTTGCAGGCAAATCTGCAGCTGTGCTTGTCGAATGATCAATGTCAATCATCACCCAATTCAGCGGAATTGCACCACCTGAAGCAAATAGCAAAATACCTTCTTTTACCTTTTGTTCAATCGCATCAAAATGCACTTTCAGTTCAGGCTTAGACAGTAGCCCATCTAGATCATCGTCGACCCCTTGAAAAGCCGAAATTGGTATTGAGATAACCAGAAATGCCGAATTGCGGGCAATATTCAAAGTACCTTTTTGATTTGCAACAAAATGTGCTTTTGCTGCATTCAAGAATACCAGGCTTAAGAAAAGCACCAGTATTTTTGCAAGCTTGTTTGCAATCTTGAGCACAAGACGACCTGTTACGAAATTGCCCCCTTCACGCAACGCTGAAGGTATGGGAAGGTATCAGTCGCAAAGTAATGATAGATGCCACTGGGAAATTCAGGGGTTACACCTGAACGACCATTGCACTCGTCTAAATCTCCTAAGCCGGCCACGTACTCATAGTCCTGTGTGAATGCCCCCATAGGAAAAATGTTGGTTGCTGGTCGGTTGACATCAGGTGAAGCTTTGAGTCTGAAACTAGGTGTCATGACTTTGATTGCTGAGTTCGCATCGGTGGCGGCGCTATAGCCATAACGTGCGTATATTGGAAAACCATCTGCTGCCCAACCGATGAGCGTCATTTTTTTACCTAGATTGAATTTCGCAACAATGCCCTCAGGTACACCGTGATAGTGATACACCCCATCAGGTTGTACGTGTGCATTGTTCATGTCAGTACCAAATTTGAACGATGATTGTCCAAGCGCCTCCATTGTCCAGGAGCCGACTGGGGCGCCACCTGGGCTGCAGGAATTGCCAGAATTGTTACATGTGCCTGCAGTTCCAGGATCAAAAACAACACCATTCAGTGCAATGCCTGGCTTTGTCGTACCAGGACCAAATGTGGTAATTGCGTTGGTTTTTGTTGGCGTTAAAGTAGTCGATACAGCAATTTTTTGAGCCGTGATGGTGTTCGGATTCTCCGGATTTGGGAAAGTGCCAACTGCGTGGTCAGGGAGTCCATTCGATACGATTGAGCGCAAGGTGTTGCTACATGACCAGGTGGCCGTTGCAGTCGCATTCACGGATGGTGAATTGTTGAAAAAATTGGTGGCGTAGTTGCAAAGTACACCCACAGTGCTGACATTGCTGCTCACAGCACTAATGACGCTGGTGCTATCGCTTCCACCGCAAGCGGTTAATGTCATAGTTAGCAAAATAACCGTAGCAAACTTGAGTGAGTTCTTTTTGTGCACAGTGATCCTTTCATTGATGTTTGTGCACAATTATTGAAAAGAAATGTGTTGAAAATATGGGCAAATTGCCATAATTTCTACTCAATCTATAGACTTAGACGCTTGATTTGCGCCACGGCAAAGTGGTGATCGATAGAGATTAAATCAACTAAATGCGTCACCCTTTACTTTTGCCGAGTAAAAATAATAGCGGCACTTCTAATCGAGCCGACCAATCGACTTCGCTGTGCCGCGCGCCCTGAAATACAAGACTTTTCCAATGAGCGTTGTCATATCCAATTTCACTGCCAATCTCATCGACGATAGATTGATAATTTCCATAAATTGAATCGATGCCAAGTGTGCCATGGTCCATGTACACCAGACGTGAATTTGCAGTCGGTAGATGAAGCTTTAAATAGTTGAATGCAGCAATTGGAATGCTTGCGTTTCTGATTTTCTGAGGCGTACCCCAAGAACTTGGTTTACCAACCCAATGGGTTGAAAGACCTGCGGCTCCACCAAAAATATGAGGGTATTCACACAGTGCATAAATTGAGATGAGACCTCCCATGCTAGAGCCCATGATGTAAGTCCCATCCGGGCCATCCTGCGTTGCATACTTTTTATCAATGACAGGCTTGATCTCCTCAACCAGAAATCTCAAAAAAGCATCTGCCAATGGCTTACCCAGTTGTGCACGCTGTATGTATTCATCTCTATTTTCTTTTGGTAAAAATGACAGAAATTTTTCAGGGAAGTATTCGCTGTATCTGTATTTCCCGCCATTCGGAATGCCAACAACTATGGTGTCTTGAAGTTTCTTCTCATTGGTTAATTTATCAATTGCCAAATGGACATTCCAAGCTTGCTTGTTCCAAGCTTGGCTTGCATCAAATAGACCTTGTCCATCAAGCATGTAGATGACTGCATATTTTTTTTCTGAAGCGTAATCACTTGGCAGCCAAATATCTATATGGCGTGATTGGACAAATTTTGATTGAAAATTTTCAATTCGTTCGACGTAGCCTTTTGAAACAGAAGGCAAACGCGGAGTACCCAATGCTTCGGCATATGAATGATTCGAAAAAAGGAAAAATAAAAACCAAGTCAATAATTTTAAGAAGCACTTTCTTTGCATATTTTTTCTTTTATTGAATTCAAATCAAAAACCATCCTCGAACTGCCTCTGTACCAAGAGGCTATCGGGATGGTTAAAGCATCAGTTAATGACTTCAGAATTTGTAATTAGCACCCATTAACACTGTGCGACCATATTTTGCAAAATCGACAATTTTGTCCGGTGTTCCAGAGTAAGTTTGATAGGCCGCATTTGTCAAGTTATTGACCTGCAATATCAAACCTAAACCTTTGAGTTGATCTTGAGTGAAGTTATAACCAATTTGCATGTCAACAACGCTTTCTCCCTTCACATATCGAAGCGTTCTAGCCGCACCAAATCCCGTAATTTCCCCGATAAAGTCTGACCGTTTCCGTTCGCTTAAACGAGCGGAAAACCCTTCTTTCTCATAATAAGCGGTCAAACTGTACACATTTTTTGACATGCCAGGCAAGGGCAAGTTGCTGCCGATACTGCTATTTGGATCTTGAATTTTGATGGAACTGTTTGTGACTGACGTGCTAGCAATGATGCCGAATCCATCCAGTATTTCAGAAGCCATGTTCAACGGAATTGAAGCCGTCAACTCAACACCACTCAATTTACCACCTTCACCATTGAATGGGGATGTGTAGTTTCCAATTGGTGAAGATGCATTGGTCCCTGCAATCAAACTCGAAAAATCATGATCAGTCTGTGTAATTTGGTAAATATAGCTGGTGAGTGATTTGTAAAAAGCTGCAGCTGAGATGTAAGCTTTTTTGGCAAAATATTTTTCAAATGACACATCAATTGAATTTGCTCGCCATGGTAAAAGTTTGGCATTTCCTCCGCTGCCACTGGGAATCAAAGTTGATGGGGACAATGCAAATGTGGAGCCACTACCCAATTGATCAATTCGTGGACGTGCAATTTGCTTTGCAACACCCATTCTTAAGATCTGATCATCTGGCAAGCCCATGACAACATTCAAACTGGGCAAGACATCTGTATAACTGTCGCCATCCGAAAATGGTTTAAAGTTTTTTCCTGCGGCTGCAGTTGAATCCCATACACGTGTACTGGAAGATTGTTCGGTGGTTTGAACTTGAACACCGGTGTTGCCCCGAATTCGTACAGAGTTCCACTGAGTGTCAATGTTTGCCTTGACAAATGCAGCCGTAATTTGCTCGTTAACCTCCCAAATTGAACCTGCTTGAAAAGATCCAGCATTGGTTGAGGGCGAAAAATTCATGTACTTCGCTGTTGTGTTTGGCACGTTCCAGCTTGCAATTGAGCCAGAACCTGAAAAACTCATGTCGACGGCGTTGCCTAGCAAATCGCTAGAAATCAATGAAGTACCACCAGTCATGGATGACTGCGCAGTAATTGATCCCGATGGCTGTGACTTGTTCTTTGTTCGTGAAGAATAGTTAAAACCAAGGTCTACATCACTAAAAAATCCTGCAAGTGAATCAGGAACCGAAGTGTTGGCAACAAGTTTAAAACCTTGCAGTTCATCTTCTACATGAGTGACTGTTCCATATCCAGCGCCAAATCGGGTTGTTCCGATGAACAGCTTGCTTGGATCGGCATAATTCAAACTAGGTTTGATCATGGGGTTCGTACCAGCAGCCCAATTCACATTGAATGTATCACTCAAAAGTTTTCCAGCTGCATCTCGAAGCATGGCATTGCTTTCGAGTGTCTTTTCGTCACGTTGTGCCTTAGAAAAATTTAAATCTGCAAGCAAGGACCACCCATCAAATTTGAACTTATTGTTCCAACCTACTGACTTGATGGTGTCCTCGCGATTGGCAAAGATACCCCTCACAAGCGGTGATGTCCCTGAGACAGTCCCTCCAGTCAGTACATTATCGCTAGTCACATTGGTAGCAAGGTATTTGAATGCCGGCGCATATGCAGCACTCGCAGTTAAAGGTAACTCCAAAACATGGTCAGTCTGAGTTTGAACAAACTTTGATGCATAGGCATCCAGAACGCTTGTCCAAGTGCTGCTGGGCCGCCATTCCAATGTGGCCATCACACCATCACGCGAATTAGCTCCTCCACGTGCTGTTGAAACAATGCCACTAGGGGACGTAACACCGGTTGCAACACCTGGTCGACTTGTAGTTGACCAAGGCAAATACATTGCATTTTGCTGCGACAAAATTGGTGAGTCCAAGTGCGCATAACCCAAAGCCACACCGAGAGTCCCATCCGCAAACTGATCAATATAGCTGGCACTTAATCGTTTGCCACTGGATTTTGCGTCAGCAATAGTCCCCAAGGAATTATTTTCGCCGCGCGCATTGACTGAGATAGTTCGCTCTTTGAGTGACAGTGGACGAATTGTTTGCATGTCAATCGTTCCCGATAAACCTTGACCCACCAATCCAGCATCACTGGTTTTGTAAATCGTGACACCACTCATGAGCTCGGAGGGATATTGATCAAACTCGACACTGCGATTGTCACCAATACTGACTTGTTCGCGGCCATTCAGCAAAGTAGTTGAAAAGTCAGGCGATAAACCTCTGATGCTGATGGTCTGCGCTCTGCCTGCAACCCTTTGTGCGGACAATCCAGGCAGTCGTGCAAGGGATTCAGCAATGCTGACATCTGGTAATTTTCCAATGTCCTCAGCAGCTATGGCTTCAACGATGTTATCGGATATTTTTTTAACGGATATAGCACCTTCAACGCCCTTACGAATTCCTGTGACGGTCACAACGTCGGTGTCATTTTTGTCACCCACTTGTGACGCAGCAATTTTGAGGCGAAGCGTAGCTGCATTATTGCCAGT is drawn from Limnohabitans sp. 103DPR2 and contains these coding sequences:
- a CDS encoding TonB-dependent receptor, yielding MLSSKYFLRPVSFAATLLCASLSLTQTAMAQSAPQIIAIEIPSQSAEQALKKFAEVTKFQLIFAPEIVRGLVTKPVSGTMSPRDALNRMLEGSMVTIVDTGNNAATLRLKIAASQVGDKNDTDVVTVTGIRKGVEGAISVKKISDNIVEAIAAEDIGKLPDVSIAESLARLPGLSAQRVAGRAQTISIRGLSPDFSTTLLNGREQVSIGDNRSVEFDQYPSELMSGVTIYKTSDAGLVGQGLSGTIDMQTIRPLSLKERTISVNARGENNSLGTIADAKSSGKRLSASYIDQFADGTLGVALGYAHLDSPILSQQNAMYLPWSTTSRPGVATGVTSPSGIVSTARGGANSRDGVMATLEWRPSSTWTSVLDAYASKFVQTQTDHVLELPLTASAAYAPAFKYLATNVTSDNVLTGGTVSGTSPLVRGIFANREDTIKSVGWNNKFKFDGWSLLADLNFSKAQRDEKTLESNAMLRDAAGKLLSDTFNVNWAAGTNPMIKPSLNYADPSKLFIGTTRFGAGYGTVTHVEDELQGFKLVANTSVPDSLAGFFSDVDLGFNYSSRTKNKSQPSGSITAQSSMTGGTSLISSDLLGNAVDMSFSGSGSIASWNVPNTTAKYMNFSPSTNAGSFQAGSIWEVNEQITAAFVKANIDTQWNSVRIRGNTGVQVQTTEQSSSTRVWDSTAAAGKNFKPFSDGDSYTDVLPSLNVVMGLPDDQILRMGVAKQIARPRIDQLGSGSTFALSPSTLIPSGSGGNAKLLPWRANSIDVSFEKYFAKKAYISAAAFYKSLTSYIYQITQTDHDFSSLIAGTNASSPIGNYTSPFNGEGGKLSGVELTASIPLNMASEILDGFGIIASTSVTNSSIKIQDPNSSIGSNLPLPGMSKNVYSLTAYYEKEGFSARLSERKRSDFIGEITGFGAARTLRYVKGESVVDMQIGYNFTQDQLKGLGLILQVNNLTNAAYQTYSGTPDKIVDFAKYGRTVLMGANYKF